In the genome of Grus americana isolate bGruAme1 chromosome 16, bGruAme1.mat, whole genome shotgun sequence, one region contains:
- the DENR gene encoding density-regulated protein, producing the protein MATDVAEPVVPDCRGDVRSGARSDADYPLRVLYCGVCSLPTEYCEYMPDVTKCRQWLEKNFPDEFAKLTVENSPKQEAGVGEGQGTAGEEEEKKKQKRGGRGQIKQKKKTVPQKVTIAKIPRAKKKYVTRVCGLATFEIDLKEAQRFFAQKFSCGASVTGEDEIIIQGDFTDDIIDVIQEKWPEVDDDSIEDLGEVKK; encoded by the exons ATGGCCACAGATGTAGCTGAGCCTGTGGTCCCTGACTGCAGAGGAGACGTAAGGAGCGGTGCCAGGTCAGATGCCGACTATCCTCTTCGGGTTCTCTACTGCGGAG tCTGTTCATTACCAACAGAG TACTGCGAATACATGCCTGATGTGACTAAATGCAGACAATGGTTAGAAAAGAATTTTCCAGATGAGTTTGCAAAACTTACAGTAG aaaattcACCTAAACAGGAAGCTGGGGTTGGAGAAGGCCAAGGAACTGcgggagaagaagaagagaagaagaagcaAAAGAGAG GTGGAAGAGGtcagataaaacaaaaaaagaagactgtACCACAGAAAGTTACAATAGCTAAAATTCctagagcaaagaaaaaatatgtcaCAAGAGTATGTGGCCTTGCAACGTTTG AAATTGATCTTAAGgaagcacaaagattttttGCTCAGAAATTTTCCTGCGGTGCCTCAGTAACAGGAGAAGATGAGATCATAATTCAGGGCGATTTTACAGATGACATTATCGATGTAATCCAGGAGAAGTGGCCTGAG gtgGATGATGATAGCATTGAAGATCTTGGAGAAGTCAAGAAGTGA
- the GPN3 gene encoding GPN-loop GTPase 3, which yields MPRYAQLVMGPAGSGKSTYCSTMVQHCEALGRAVQVVNLDPAAELFSYPVMADIRELIEVDDVMEDESLRFGPNGGLVFCMEYFANNFNWLEESLGHVEDDYILFDCPGQIELYTHLPVMKQLVEQLQQWEFRVCGVFLVDSQFMVESFKFISGILAALSAMISLEIPQINIMTKMDLLSKKAKKEIEKYLDPDMYSMIEDSTNVLKSKMFKKLTKSICGLIDDYGMVRFLPFDRSDEESINIVLQHIDFTIQYGEDLEFKEPKECEEDKSALVDEYFQDHVDE from the exons ATGCCCCGATACGCGCAGCTGGTGATGGGCCCGGCGGGCAGCGGGAAG AGCACGTACTGCTCCACCATGGTGCAGCACTGCGAGGCGCTGGGCCGCGCCGTGCAGGTGGTGAACCTGGACCCGGCCGCGGAGCTCTTCAGCTACCCCGTCATGGCAG ACATCCGTGAGTTAATAGAAGTGGATGACGTCATGGAAGATGAATCCTTAAGGTTTGGTCCCAATGGCGGCTTGGTGTTTTGCATGGAATACTTTGCCAATAACTTTAACTGGCTAGAGGAAAGCCTCGGGCATGTGGAGGATGACTATATATTGTTTGACTGCCCAG GTCAGATTGAACTCTATACACATCTGCCAGTGATGAAACAGCTGGTGGAGCAGCTTCAGCAGTGGGAATTCCGCGTCTGTGGAGTTTTTCTCGTGGATTCTCAGTTTATGGTGGAGTCTTTTAAG TTTATCTCTGGAATTCTGGCAGCACTCAGTGCAATGATATCTTTAGAGATTCCACAGATTAACATCATGACCAAAATGGATTTGCTGAGCAAGAAAGCCaagaaggaaatagaaaa ATACTTAGATCCAGATATGTATTCCATGATTGAAGATTCTACAAATgtattgaaaagcaaaatgtttaaaaaattgaCTAAATCTATATGTGGATTG ATTGATGACTACGGTATGGTTCGATTTCTACCTTTTGATCGCTCTGATGAGGAAAGTATAAACATAGTTCTGCAGCACATAGACTTTACCATTCAGTATGGAGAAGATCTTGAATTTAAAGAACCAAAG gAATGTGAAGAAGACAAATCTGCTCTTGTGGATGAATACTTTCAAGATCACGTGGATGAGTGA
- the ARPC3 gene encoding actin-related protein 2/3 complex subunit 3 produces MTRAVLLGAVHAAGLGSGFPFSHRLCCLISCSAGGGGRFAASFSLLPSCPAPPNYVLPFEMPAYHSTLMDSDTKLIGNMALLPIRSQFKGPAPRETKDTDIIDEAIYYFKANVFFKNYEIKNEADRTLIYVTLYISECLKKLQKCNSKGQGEKEMYTLGITNFPIPGEPGFPLNAIYAKPANKQEEEVMRAYLQQLRQETGLRLCEKVFDPQSDKPSKWWICFVKRQFMNKSLSGPGQ; encoded by the exons ATGACAAGAGCCGTGCTTCTCGGGGCGGTGCACGCCGCAGGCCTCGGCTCCGGCTTCCCCTTCTCGCACCGCCTCTGCTGCCTCATTTCCTGCAGCGCAGGCGGAGGAGGAAGGTTTGCTGCtagcttttctctgcttccctcttGCCCGGCTCCGCCGAATTACGTCCTGCCCTTCGAGATGCCG GCTTACCACTCAACTTTAATGGACTCCGACACCAAACTAATTGGGAACATGGCGCTGTTACCCATCAGAAGCCAGTTCAAAGGCCCAGCACCTCGGGAAA ctAAGGACACAGATATTATAGATGAAGCCATCTACTACTTCAAAGctaatgttttcttcaaaaattatgaaattaag aacgAGGCTGACAGAACGCTGATCTACGTAACTCTATACATTTCTGAGTGCttgaaaaagctgcaaaag TGTAACTCCAAAGGccaaggagagaaggaaatgtaCACTCTAGGAATCACTAACTTCCCAATCCCGGGGGAGCCTGGCTTCCCACTTAATGCCATTTACGCCAAACCTgccaacaaacaggaggaag AGGTGATGAGGGCCtacctgcagcagctgaggcaaGAAACTGGTCTTCGCCTTTGTGAAAAAGTATTTGATCCTCAAAGTGACAAGCCTAGTAAG TGGTGGATCTGCTTTGTGAAGAGACAGTTCATGAACAAGAGTCTGTCGGGTCCTGGGCAGTGA